In Pseudomonas sp. Leaf58, one DNA window encodes the following:
- a CDS encoding DUF1652 domain-containing protein codes for MNKLTFPNACQVMRWHFHPLGFEASMDAPRSMVARLFDRVTGETLLAIAGIPCAPIMAAADVERIIEAVEAEMDAFFPAFTLRDAG; via the coding sequence ATGAACAAGTTGACGTTCCCCAACGCCTGCCAGGTGATGCGCTGGCATTTTCACCCGCTGGGCTTCGAGGCCAGCATGGATGCGCCACGCAGCATGGTTGCGCGGTTGTTCGACCGAGTCACCGGCGAAACCCTGCTGGCGATTGCTGGCATCCCTTGCGCGCCAATCATGGCTGCTGCAGACGTGGAGCGCATCATCGAGGCCGTCGAGGCGGAAATGGATGCGTTCTTCCCCGCTTTTACCCTGCGCGACGCGGGTTAA
- the pgm gene encoding phosphoglucomutase (alpha-D-glucose-1,6-bisphosphate-dependent), protein MTLSPLAGKPAPASVLVDIPRLLTAYYTGRPDAAVAAQRVAFGTSGHRGTSLELSFNEYHVLAITQAICLYRQEKGIDGPLFIGADTHALSAPATASALEVLAANGVQVMLSKDDEYTPTPAVSHAILCYNRGRQQGLADGIVITPSHNPPQSGGFKYNPPNGGPADSDVTKWVEAKANELLAANLAGVKRMDHAQALQAATTQRHDYVSTYVADLENVIDFDVIRGAKLRLGVDPLGGAGVRYWSAIAEHYKLDLEVVNTEVDPTFRFMTVDWDGQIRMDPSSPYAMQGLIGLRDRFDVAFACDPDHDRHGIVTADGLLQPNNYLAVAIDYLYRHRPQWRSDAAVGKTVVSSGLIDRVTQRLGRELYEVPVGFKFFAQGLFDGSLGFGGEESAGASFLRRDGSVWATDKDGLIPALLAAEMTARTGRNPSQAYADLTAALGKPFATRVEAKADARQKALLSKLAPEQVKSTELAGEPIVQILSHAPGNGQAIGGLKVMTANGWFAARPSGTEDIYKIYAESFIDEAHLQRLVQEAQVLVDAAIA, encoded by the coding sequence ATGACGCTCAGTCCTTTGGCAGGCAAGCCGGCTCCGGCCAGCGTGCTGGTCGATATTCCCCGACTGCTCACCGCTTACTACACCGGCCGCCCCGACGCTGCCGTGGCGGCACAGCGCGTGGCCTTCGGCACCTCGGGGCACCGGGGCACTTCGCTTGAATTGAGCTTCAACGAGTATCACGTCCTGGCTATTACCCAGGCCATTTGCCTGTACCGCCAGGAAAAAGGCATCGATGGCCCGCTGTTCATCGGTGCCGATACCCACGCACTGTCGGCACCGGCCACTGCCAGCGCCCTGGAAGTGTTGGCCGCCAACGGCGTACAGGTGATGTTGTCCAAAGACGACGAATACACGCCGACCCCGGCCGTGTCCCACGCCATCCTTTGCTATAACCGTGGCCGCCAGCAGGGCCTGGCCGACGGCATCGTCATTACCCCGTCGCACAACCCACCGCAAAGCGGTGGGTTCAAGTACAACCCGCCCAATGGCGGCCCGGCCGACAGTGACGTGACCAAGTGGGTCGAGGCCAAGGCCAACGAATTGCTGGCGGCCAACCTGGCAGGGGTCAAGCGCATGGACCATGCCCAGGCGCTGCAGGCCGCGACCACCCAGCGCCATGACTACGTGAGCACCTATGTGGCCGACCTCGAAAACGTTATCGACTTCGACGTCATACGTGGCGCCAAGCTGCGCCTGGGCGTCGACCCGCTGGGTGGGGCAGGCGTGCGCTACTGGTCGGCGATTGCCGAACATTACAAGCTGGACCTGGAAGTGGTGAACACCGAGGTCGACCCGACCTTCCGCTTCATGACCGTCGACTGGGACGGGCAGATTCGCATGGACCCGTCCTCGCCGTACGCCATGCAGGGCCTGATTGGCCTGCGCGATCGTTTCGACGTGGCCTTCGCCTGCGACCCGGACCACGACCGCCACGGCATCGTCACCGCCGATGGCCTGCTGCAGCCGAACAACTACCTGGCCGTAGCCATCGACTACCTGTACCGCCACCGCCCGCAATGGCGCAGCGATGCTGCCGTGGGCAAGACGGTGGTTTCCAGCGGCCTGATCGACCGCGTCACTCAGCGCCTGGGCCGGGAACTGTACGAAGTGCCGGTAGGCTTCAAGTTCTTTGCCCAGGGCCTGTTCGACGGCTCGCTCGGTTTTGGTGGCGAAGAAAGTGCCGGGGCTTCGTTCCTGCGCCGCGATGGCTCGGTATGGGCCACCGACAAGGACGGGCTGATCCCGGCCTTGCTGGCCGCCGAAATGACCGCCCGCACCGGTCGCAACCCAAGCCAGGCCTACGCCGACCTGACCGCAGCGCTGGGCAAGCCGTTCGCTACCCGTGTCGAGGCCAAGGCCGACGCGCGGCAGAAGGCTTTGCTGAGCAAGCTGGCACCGGAGCAGGTGAAGTCGACCGAGTTGGCCGGTGAGCCGATCGTGCAGATCCTCAGCCACGCACCGGGCAATGGCCAGGCGATTGGCGGGCTAAAGGTGATGACCGCCAATGGCTGGTTTGCGGCGCGGCCATCGGGCACCGAGGACATCTACAAGATCTACGCCGAAAGCTTTATCGACGAAGCACACCTGCAGCGCCTGGTGCAGGAAGCGCAGGTGCTGGTGGACGCGGCGATTGCCTGA
- a CDS encoding efflux transporter outer membrane subunit, with product MNFAQTPLHRALQALTRRRGSRLFSAGLCVALLSACTLSPDYHRPELSSTAQFKHAEGWTQAAPSDAIARGAWWEIYGDAGLNALVEELNRSNQTVAQSEAQYRQAQALVRSSRAALFPSLDLSTSKNRSAQGTGSSSSSLSNNSSGIRNTYNAQLGVSWEIDLWGKLRETLNANQASAEASLADLASIRLSQQSELVQNYLQLRVIDEQKRLLEATVAAYERSLRMNENQYRAGVAGPDAVAQARTQLKSTQADLIDLIWQRAQFENAIAVLLGKAPADFALADSKAIPALPQVPVSLPSQLLERRPDIAAAERNVMAANANIGVSRAAYFPDLSLSMSGGYSSSSFSNWIELPNRYWSVGPQLALTLFDAGKRSAEVDRTVAAYDQTVAQYRQTVLDGFKEVENLLVQLKVYGDEAVVRQEALDAARESLRLTENQYRAGLIGYLDVVNVQTTALSNERNVLNLLQGRLVASVQLVAALGGGWEAEPAFAEQD from the coding sequence ATGAATTTTGCCCAAACTCCACTTCACCGTGCCTTGCAAGCGCTGACCCGTAGGCGTGGCTCGCGCCTGTTCAGCGCTGGGTTGTGCGTGGCCTTGCTCAGTGCCTGCACCCTGAGCCCGGACTACCACCGCCCCGAGCTGAGCAGTACGGCGCAGTTCAAGCACGCCGAAGGCTGGACCCAGGCCGCGCCGTCTGATGCCATTGCCCGTGGCGCCTGGTGGGAAATTTATGGCGACGCCGGGCTCAATGCGCTGGTCGAAGAACTGAACCGCAGCAACCAGACCGTGGCGCAATCGGAAGCCCAGTACCGCCAGGCCCAGGCGCTGGTACGCAGCAGCCGGGCGGCGCTGTTCCCCAGCCTGGACTTGAGCACCAGCAAGAATCGCTCGGCCCAGGGCACCGGCAGCTCCAGTTCGAGCCTGTCGAACAACAGCAGCGGTATTCGCAACACCTACAACGCCCAGCTGGGTGTCAGTTGGGAGATCGACCTGTGGGGCAAGCTGCGGGAAACCCTCAATGCCAACCAAGCCAGTGCCGAAGCCAGCCTGGCCGACCTGGCCTCGATCCGCCTCAGTCAGCAGTCCGAGCTGGTGCAAAACTACCTGCAGTTGCGCGTGATCGATGAGCAGAAGCGCCTGCTGGAAGCTACCGTGGCGGCCTATGAGCGTTCGCTGCGAATGAACGAAAACCAGTATCGCGCGGGTGTCGCCGGCCCGGATGCGGTGGCCCAGGCACGCACCCAGCTCAAGAGCACCCAGGCCGACCTGATCGACTTGATTTGGCAGCGCGCGCAGTTCGAGAACGCTATTGCCGTGTTGCTGGGCAAGGCCCCGGCGGACTTTGCCCTGGCCGACAGCAAGGCCATACCGGCGCTGCCGCAGGTTCCGGTTTCTCTGCCTTCGCAGTTGCTGGAGCGGCGCCCGGACATCGCCGCGGCTGAACGCAACGTGATGGCGGCCAACGCCAATATCGGCGTGTCGCGGGCGGCGTACTTCCCGGACCTTAGCCTGAGCATGAGCGGCGGTTATTCCAGCAGCAGCTTCAGCAACTGGATCGAACTGCCCAATCGTTACTGGTCGGTGGGCCCGCAACTGGCACTGACCTTGTTCGACGCCGGCAAGCGCAGCGCCGAGGTGGACCGCACGGTGGCGGCGTATGACCAGACCGTGGCGCAGTACCGCCAGACCGTGCTGGATGGTTTCAAGGAAGTGGAAAACCTGCTGGTGCAATTGAAGGTGTATGGCGATGAAGCGGTGGTGCGCCAGGAGGCGTTGGATGCCGCGCGCGAATCGCTGCGCCTGACCGAGAACCAGTATCGCGCGGGGCTGATCGGTTACCTGGATGTGGTCAACGTGCAGACCACGGCGCTGAGCAACGAGCGCAATGTGCTGAACCTGCTGCAGGGGCGCTTGGTGGCCAGTGTGCAGCTGGTTGCCGCGCTGGGTGGTGGCTGGGAGGCTGAGCCGGCGTTTGCCGAGCAGGATTGA
- a CDS encoding bifunctional diguanylate cyclase/phosphodiesterase has protein sequence MLTGSYSSSLVLISLCVAILASYTALDLTGRIATAKGRAAALWMSGGALAMGIGVWSMHFIGMLAFSLPIDLGYDLALTAFSLLIAVLSSGFALWLVSQASLPWLQLCFGALIMGAGIACMHYTGMAALRMLPGIDYDPTLFGASLLIAVGASAAALWIAFRLRAHTPYVRQIRGMAAVVMGFAIVGMHYTGMAAANFPAGSFCGALGSGLQGDGLVYLVLITTLAVLAVALLTSVLDARLEARTAELARSLTLANQELTQLALHDTLTDLPNRTLLADRIEQAIAKVAEQGGCFALMFIDLDGFKPVNDAFGHHIGDLLLKAVAARLRGHLHSQDTLARIGGDEFVLLVELREPDDAMDVAVKQVNLVSRPFRVAEHDLQLTASLGIVVYPGNGLDQHELLRNADAAMYHAKSVGKNGYSFFDVSMNSNARQQLQLLQDLRQALEQRQFRLHYQPKFDAQACQPIGAEALLRWEHPQQGLLAPDRFIGLAEKTGLIIPIGEWVLIEACRQMRQWLDEGHLGWRMAVNLSAIQFCHSGLVDSVARALQVNGLPANCLTLEITETTAMHDADASLTVLQRLSGMGVDLSIDDFGTGYSSLMYLKRLPANELKIDRGFVRDLEHDSDDAAIVSAIVALGQALGLRIVAEGVETDKQQAFLTRLGCDSLQGYLLGQPVPAEQFMGKLQAMHPENSAAG, from the coding sequence ATGCTGACCGGTAGCTATTCCTCTTCGCTGGTGTTGATTTCGCTGTGCGTGGCGATCCTGGCGTCATATACCGCCCTTGATCTGACCGGCCGCATTGCCACGGCCAAGGGCCGGGCTGCCGCCCTGTGGATGAGCGGCGGTGCATTAGCCATGGGCATCGGCGTGTGGTCGATGCACTTTATCGGCATGCTTGCCTTCAGCCTGCCCATCGACCTGGGCTATGACCTTGCCCTGACCGCGTTCTCGCTGCTGATCGCCGTGCTGTCCTCGGGCTTTGCCTTGTGGCTGGTCAGCCAGGCGAGCCTGCCATGGTTGCAGCTGTGCTTCGGTGCGCTGATCATGGGGGCCGGCATCGCCTGTATGCACTACACCGGCATGGCTGCGCTGCGCATGCTGCCAGGTATCGACTACGACCCGACACTGTTCGGTGCCTCGCTGCTGATTGCCGTGGGCGCCTCGGCGGCGGCGTTGTGGATTGCCTTCCGCCTGCGCGCGCATACCCCGTATGTGCGGCAGATCCGCGGCATGGCGGCGGTAGTGATGGGCTTTGCCATTGTCGGCATGCATTACACCGGCATGGCCGCGGCGAACTTCCCGGCCGGCAGCTTCTGTGGTGCGCTAGGCAGCGGGCTGCAGGGCGATGGCCTGGTCTACCTGGTCCTGATCACCACCTTGGCGGTGTTGGCGGTGGCCTTGCTCACCTCGGTGCTGGACGCCCGCCTTGAGGCACGCACCGCCGAGCTGGCGCGTTCATTGACGCTGGCCAACCAGGAGCTGACGCAACTGGCCCTGCACGACACCCTCACCGACCTGCCCAACCGCACCTTGCTGGCCGACCGCATTGAGCAAGCCATTGCCAAGGTGGCGGAGCAGGGCGGCTGTTTTGCGCTGATGTTCATCGACCTGGACGGCTTCAAGCCGGTCAACGATGCCTTCGGCCACCATATCGGCGACCTGTTGCTCAAGGCTGTGGCGGCGCGCCTGCGCGGCCATCTGCACAGCCAGGACACCTTGGCGCGCATCGGCGGCGACGAATTCGTGCTGCTGGTAGAGCTGCGCGAGCCGGACGATGCCATGGACGTGGCAGTCAAGCAGGTCAACCTGGTGTCACGGCCATTTCGTGTGGCCGAACATGATCTGCAACTGACGGCGAGCCTGGGTATCGTCGTGTATCCCGGCAATGGCCTGGACCAGCACGAGCTGCTGCGCAATGCCGACGCCGCCATGTACCACGCCAAGAGCGTTGGCAAGAATGGCTACAGCTTCTTCGACGTGTCGATGAACAGCAATGCCCGCCAGCAGTTGCAGCTGCTCCAGGACCTGCGCCAAGCCTTGGAGCAGCGCCAATTCCGCTTGCACTACCAGCCCAAGTTCGACGCCCAGGCCTGCCAGCCGATCGGTGCCGAAGCGTTGCTGCGCTGGGAGCACCCGCAGCAGGGCCTGTTGGCGCCCGACCGCTTCATCGGCCTGGCGGAAAAGACCGGCCTGATCATCCCTATTGGAGAGTGGGTGCTAATTGAAGCCTGCCGGCAGATGCGCCAGTGGTTAGACGAGGGGCACTTGGGCTGGCGTATGGCGGTGAACCTGTCGGCCATCCAGTTCTGCCATAGCGGGCTGGTCGACAGCGTGGCACGGGCGCTTCAGGTAAACGGCCTGCCAGCCAACTGTCTGACCCTGGAAATTACCGAAACCACCGCCATGCACGACGCCGATGCTAGCCTGACAGTGCTGCAACGCCTGTCCGGCATGGGTGTGGACCTGTCCATCGATGACTTTGGTACGGGCTATTCCAGCCTGATGTACCTCAAGCGCCTGCCGGCCAACGAGCTGAAGATCGACCGCGGCTTCGTGCGCGACCTGGAGCACGACAGTGATGATGCGGCCATCGTCTCGGCAATTGTCGCGTTGGGCCAGGCACTGGGCCTGCGTATCGTTGCCGAAGGGGTGGAAACCGATAAGCAACAGGCTTTCTTGACGCGCCTGGGCTGTGATTCGCTGCAAGGCTACCTGCTGGGCCAGCCAGTGCCGGCCGAGCAGTTCATGGGCAAGTTACAGGCCATGCACCCGGAAAATAGCGCAGCGGGTTAA
- a CDS encoding DUF1345 domain-containing protein: protein MAFHHLTRTHPRLTLAAAVGLLGAWLIPADDTVQHILAGWNLGVWLYLLLVLYLTCSASPEKVRRVARVEDENAGLVLLTVSIAAIASLAAVTLQLVSSRGLQGTALALHYLYTGLTVAGSWLLIGCIFSLHYARLFYTGQNHEPPLRFADGERHPDYWDFHYFSFTLSVAVQTSDVGVAGRGLRRVVLAHSLVGFVFNTAILGFTINIAAGLLG, encoded by the coding sequence ATGGCTTTCCATCACCTGACCCGCACCCACCCGCGCCTGACCCTCGCCGCCGCCGTCGGCCTGCTCGGCGCCTGGCTCATCCCCGCAGACGACACCGTGCAGCACATCCTCGCCGGTTGGAACCTTGGTGTGTGGCTGTACCTGCTGCTGGTGCTCTACCTGACCTGCAGCGCCAGCCCCGAAAAGGTCCGCAGGGTCGCCCGCGTCGAAGATGAAAACGCCGGCCTGGTGCTGCTCACCGTAAGCATCGCCGCCATCGCCAGCCTCGCCGCCGTCACCCTGCAACTGGTATCCAGCCGCGGCCTGCAAGGCACCGCCCTAGCCCTGCATTACCTCTATACCGGCCTGACCGTGGCCGGCTCATGGCTGCTGATCGGCTGTATCTTCAGCCTGCACTACGCCCGGCTGTTCTACACCGGACAAAACCACGAACCACCGCTGCGCTTCGCCGACGGCGAACGCCACCCCGATTACTGGGACTTCCACTACTTCTCGTTCACCCTCAGCGTGGCGGTGCAAACCTCCGATGTGGGCGTCGCCGGGCGGGGCTTACGGCGGGTGGTGTTGGCCCATTCACTGGTGGGGTTCGTGTTCAATACGGCGATCCTGGGGTTCACCATCAATATCGCCGCCGGTTTGCTCGGCTGA